AAGGACTCTCGCATTCACCTGGTACTGCAGGGGAAGCACTACGGGAATGCCCAAGACCATTTCATGGCATTGCTGCGCGAGGTTGCGGGCAAGTTTGACTACTACATGTTCTGCGACCAGGACGACGTGTGGGACTCTGACAAGGTAGAGGTCGAGGTACGGGCGGCGCAGGATGCCGACAAGTCGGATGGCAGCGCTCCGGTATTGGTGTCGACGGACCTTCGTGTGGTTGCCGAAGACCTTTCTGTTCTGGCCGATTCCTTCGCTGCGTACAGCAATCTTAGTCCCACTACCTCGCGATTTGGTAATCTCCTTATTGAGAATTATGTTACCGGGTGCACGATTCTGCTGAACGACGTGCTTGCCAGGATGGCCGCGGAAACTCCCGTAGGGACGTACATGGTCATGCACGACTGGTGGTTTGCCCTTATTGCAAAGGGGCTAGGCGAGTTGGTGTACCTTCCTCGCCCCACCATTTCGTATCGCCAGCATGGGGACAATACGCTCGGTGCCGCCAGATACGGCATTCGATCGATTCTGGCAAGCTGGAACTGGGCAGAGCAATGCATTAATATGCGCGATGCAATCCATCAGGCAGACGAGTTCCTTCAGCAGTTTGGTAATCGACTTTCGCCTGCAAACCTTGCGGAAATCCGCAGCTTCGCCGGATTTACCGTCCACCCAAGAATTCTACGGGTGGGCAAGTTGGCTTCTGCCCATGCGTGGAAAACCGGCGCCCCGCGCTGCATTGGGGAGGTTCTGGCAATCCTCTTTTCTCACTATGTCAATAAAGACTGGTAAACAGTACTAAAAGAAGCCGCGTTTAATAGCAGCGGGCCGCCATGTCTTGCCAGGGCGGCCCGCTCTTTCTTGCTCGCTATTGTGCGGCTTGACGTGTCCCATACGGATATCTGTGCTCCTGCAAATAGGCCAGGCGCTTCTTTACCTCGGCGGCCTTGGGAAGCATGGATTCGTCCTTTATCTCGTTGCGGTCATGCTCGGTAAAGTCCGACTGCTCGCGAATGTTGGGTTTGTCGGCCATACCTCGGTTGCGCTTTAGTGAGAACTCCTCCAGCGACTTGCAGAAGTAGTGGTAAACGAGCGGGGGTACATCGGATTGCGTGGAAGGCGAGAAGGGCCCGCTCATGGGTTCGTCGGATACGTTAATTGCGTGATAGCCTAATAGAGGCACGGCGAAGTGCGGATTGCAGTACCCAAGTACCCTTCGTGGGTTAACGATTGTCTTCGTATGCAGGTTTTTCTTGAACGACGCTTCGGATCGTTGGGTGTAGCTTTCGAGCACCAGGCCGTCGGGCTTGGTCTTCCTTCCGGAGGAACCGAAGATGAGCCAGTTTATGCCAACTCCCGAAACGCCATTCACGATGTGCTGGTTAAGCCAAGCGAGCGTGTCTTGATTGCCGAAGCTTATGAACTCGTCCAGATCGATGGTGGCAATGTACTTGCAGTCGCGCATATGCTTGTTGAGGGCATCGTTGTAGGCATCCATTTGACGTGCCTGACCGGCCCAGGGGATAAGCTCTACGATGCCCGCATGTACATAGGGTGCCACAAGCTCTTCGACATTATCGGTGCTCTCGTTGTTGTAAAGAAAGAACTTCTGGAACCCAATGCTGCGATGATATTCAATCCATTCGAGGATGTAGGGGCCCTCGTTCTTCAGAATGGCGACAATTGCGAGGTTAACCGAACCGTTCCACGTGGCATGACAGCAATTAAGGTAGAGGGAGTGGAACAGCCCCGGCAATACCATGAGCGTATCCAAGCCCTTCCTTCCCGGGCCGCTGTTCGACTTCGCGTGCTGGTTAATAACGCAGGGCATGCGGTAGGCTCCAGCTATCAAAGCCTGCGCGATTCGAGACACGTTAGACATTGTCGCCCACTTCCTAGTTCGGACTCTGCAGTGTATATGGTACGACAGTGCTTGAAGGCTAAGGGCACGTCATAAAATGAAACAACGTCATGGCACTATGCCAACCCTGAACTACAATAGCAGATGTCCGCGTCGGACAATTCTTACTACGATTTTTTCTTGATCTGTGTCGTCCTATTTCTAGAATATTAGATCCTATATTTAGAGTGGATTAGTCGCCCATACAATAACTGAGTTTTGACAAGTACGGCTGCGAAAACGATAATGATGTAAAAAATGTCAATTTGATAATAATAGTAACTACGCTCAGTACATTCTGCTCTTTTAATGACATATCGGACTTTGCAGGGTGGCGGCGTATCATGCGGTACGATGTGCATCCTCCCTTTTCAGGAGACGGAATTGAGAGATCAAAGCATTGCCGTAGTCATGTCCTCTTACAACGGAGCAGACTACATTGTTGAACAGCTCGACAGCATACTTGCGCAAAACATTTCGAACCTTTCTGTAATTGTGAGAGATGATGGCTCGAATGACGGGACGGTTCAGATTCTGCAGCAGTATGCTCAACGGGGCGATATTCGACTGATCTGCGGCGAAAACGAAGGTTATGTGAGGTCCTTCTTTGACGTACTAGCTGTTGCTGGTGATTTTGACTACTACTGTTTTGCTGATCAGGATGATATTTGGCTATCAGATAAGGTGTCATCAGCCATTAGTCTCATACAAGAGTCCTCTACAAGAGGGCCGGTATTGTATTGTTCGGAACTGTTGTATTGTGACGAGCACTGCAAGAATCCTCAGCGTTCGAAGCTAAATTTCATTGGCCTGAATGGGCAGAAAATGGTATATGAAGATATCTGCTCCGGCAACACCATGGTATTCAACCGCGAGATGAAGGAGTTGGCGACCATTGGGGGAGCGAAGGATATTTTCGCGCACGACTGGTGGTTTGGACTGGTCGGCTGTTCTTTAGGTACATTAGTCTGGGACGAGAACCCGCACATTCTATATCGGCGTACTGGAAATAATGCAAGCCCATCAGGTATGAGTTCTCTGCGGTTAGCTAAGTATCGTGTCGAAAAGATTTTCGGAAATGGAAAGCTCCCCAGGATCCGTAAGCAGATTCGACGGTTTTACTCTCAGTATTGTGACCAGTTGGATCCTCAGCTGCGCGAAATTGTGAGAGTTGCGGCGGAGGGGAATCGGTTCCAAAAGGCGTTCGCGCCAGGGAGATATAGGCAGAAGCGCGGAGACGAATTGCTTCTGAGACTTACGCTTCTTGCTGGTCTGCTGTAACTTAATCATCTTTAAAGCGTGGGTGTCGTGTCTTTACCACAAGTGACGTAGTGATTGCTACTATTATGAAGCCAGTTAGATGGAGAAAAATACCGGTACCCGAGCTTCTGGCCCCCGCCGGGGGGCCAGAGCCGTTTAGGGCCGCGCTTACCGCGGGCGCGGACGCGATCTTCTGCGGCCTGGGAAGCGACTTCAACGCGCGCCGCGGCGCGGGAAACTTCACGTACGAGACGTTTGCGCAGGCGTGCCGCGAGGCGCACCTCTTGGGCGTGCGCGTCTACGTGACGCAGAACGTGGTGATAAAGGGCGACGAGATGCCACGGGCCCTCGCCCTTCTCCGCAAGGCATGGCTCTTGGGCGCGGACGCGTTCATCATCCAGGACTGGGGTCTGCTTGCGGAGGCGAGGCGCCTGTGGCCCCAGATCGAGTGCCACATATCGACGCAGGCGAACGTGCACGACGCGCGCGCGACGCGCTGGTGTGGCGAGCTGGGCGCGGAGCGCGTGACGCTTTCGCGCGAGCTTTCCGTGGCGGAGATCGGGCGAATCGCGCGCGAGGGCGTGGAGCTTGAGAGCTTTGGCCACGGCGCGCTGTGCTTCTGCTACTCCGGCGTGTGCATGATGAGCTCGCTTCGCGGCGGGCGCAGCGCGAACCGCGGGCTGTGCGCGCAGCCGTGCCGCCTGCCGTACGACCTGGTGGACGGCGACGGCAACGTGATCTCCGCCCCCGGGGCGGGCCGCCCGCTGTGCCCGAAGGACTTCCGCACGCTGGACGACCTGCCGCGCCTGACCGCGGCCGGGCTGGGGTCCCTCAAGGTAGAGGGCCGCATGAAGGCGCCGGACTACGTGTACTCCGTCATCAGCGCGTATCGCGCGCAGCTGGACGACCTTGCGGCCGGCCGCGAGGTGTCCGAGGCGGACGAGGCCGCGCGCAGCCGCACGCTGGCGCGGGCGTTCAACCGCGACTTCACGAACAGCTACCTGGACGGCCGCTCGGACAACGACATGATGAGCTACGACCGCTCGAACAACCGCGGCGAGCTGGTGGGCACCGTGGTTGCGACGCGCGACCTTGGCAGCGCGAAGGTGCGCCGCGGCGGCGGAAGCGGTGGGCGTGACCGCTTCCGCACCGTGACGATGGCGGAGGTGGACGTGCGCCTGGACGCGCCCGTGGGCGCCGGCGACCTTCTGGAGGTGCGCCCGCAGGACGACCCGTCGCAGTTTTTGACGACCCGCGCGGAGGCTGACGCCGCCGCCGGCGACGTGATCTGCTGCAAGACGGCGCGCCCCATGCCAGTGGGCTGCCCCGTGCGCGTGATCCGCTCCGAGCGCGCAATGGACGAGGCCGCGCGCGCCGCCTCGGGCGAGAAGCGCCGCCGCCTTCCCGTGCGCGTGGCCGTGACCGCGCGGGTGGGCCGGCCGTTCGCGGTGACGCTGACGTGCGCCGCGCCGCTGCCGGCCGGCGTCGCGAGCGCGACGGCGGAGGGCTTCGTGGTGGAGCCGGCGCGAACGCGGGCCGTGACGCGCGAGGACCTTGTGGAGCACGTGGGCCGCATGGGCACGAGCCCGTTTGAGCCCGTTGCGTTTGACGTTGACCTGGACGAGGGCGCGGGCATGGGCTTCTCGGCCGTGCACAAGGTGCGCGCCCAGGCATGCGACTTGCTTGAGCAGGCTATACTTGCGCCCACGAGCGACGCGGCGCGCAAGGAGGGCCTTGCGGACGTGCCGGACGCAAACGCGCTTGCGGCGGAGCTTCGCCGCGCGAGGGGGCGCGTGCGCAAGGCGCTTGCCGAGGAGGCCCCGGGCATCGCGGCCGGTGCTCCTGCCGCGCGGCCTGCCGGCGAGGTGTGCGCCCTGGTGCCGACGCCGGAGGTTGCGCGCGCAGCCGTTGCGGCCGGCGCGACGCGCCTGTACGCGACGCCGGACGCGCTTGCGCAGGCGCGCGGGCGCGAGGCCGCATGGCCCATGGAGCCGGTGCCCTGGCTGGACGAGGTGTGCCGCGAGGTGGACCACGACCGGCTTGACCCGCTGGTGCGGGCGGGGTGCCCGTGCGGCGTGGGCAACGTGTCCGAGCTGGTGCTTTCGCGCGAGCGCGGTGCGCTTGCCGAGGTGAGGCCGTGCATACCCGTGCACAACCCCAGCTGCCTGCTTGCGCTTGAGGAGGCGGGCGCCCGCGGCGTGTGGCTTTCGCCCGAGCTGACGCTTGGGGAGGCGTGCGAGCTTGCCGGCGCGTCCGACGTGCCGGTGGGCCTGGTGGTGAGCGGCCGCACGCGCGCGATGACGAGCGAGCACTGCGTGCTGCAGGTGGCGAACCGCTGCATCCACGACTGCGCGAACTGCCGCCTGCGGCAGGAGCGCTGCGCGCTGAGGACGCGCGACGGCTCGCTCATGCCGGTGCGCACCGACCTCGAGGGCCGCAGCCACATATACGCCGCGCACCCGCTGGACGCGACGCCCCAGATGGGCGAGCTCTTCTCGGCGGGCGTCACGCGCTTCATGGCGGACTGCACGCTTCTGGGCGAGGCGGAGGCCGGCGCGCAGGTCGCGCGCGTGGCCGCGGCCCTTGCGGCCGTGCGGGCGGGCAGGAAGCCGGCCCCGCGTGCGAAGGGCGCGACATCCGGGCACCTGTTTGCCGGCATCGAGTAGCCCTCGGCCACCGGCCGGCGCGCACGGCCGGCCCTCTGCCGGCGCTCGGCCGCCGGCCGGCGCGTGGGTAAGTTTGTGCAATGTTGGTTGCGCCGGGCGCATTAGGGGTAGACTCGGAGCAATTGTAAGTTGTGCGGTAGGAATTGCGACACGGTCGCGCCTCCGCCCAGGGGAAGGACGCCACTCATGGCAGAGAACACCGATCAGACCAAGGACCAGGCCGCAACCGCGGAGGGCGAGGCGAAGCAGGGCGTGAACCGTGAGCTTCTGGAGGCGACCATCGACGTCATCCGCCAGAGCCTGCAGGCCGACGGCGGCGACGTGGTGCTGGTGAACTGCACGGACGACGGCGTCGTCACGCTCGAGATGCAGGGCGCGTGCGCCGGCTGCCCGCTGTCCAGCTACGACATGAGCGAGGGCATCGAGCGCATCCTGAAGGAGCACGTCCCCGGCGTCACCAAGGTCGAGCCCGCGATGGCGTGGTAGGCACTTCTCGCTCAGGCCGCGCGACGCCCGCCGGGGCGCGTGCGACACACGTGACGCGCGCAAGGAGAAGGACGTTCGATGTGGCTTAACGAGCTCTACCATCACCTCAACCCCATAATCGTGCAGATGGGTCCGCTTGCCATTCGCTGGTACGGGCTTGCGTACGTCGTGGGCATCGCGTTGGCCGGTGTGGTGATCTATCGCGTCGCGCGGCGGTGGGGGCTGGGGATTTCCCCGGACGACGTCACGAGCGTGATCATCGCGATCGCGTTTGGCCTGATCATCGGCGCGCGCCTGTTTTACGTGATTTTCTATGGCGACGGCTACTACCTGCAGCATCCGCTGAAGATATTTGCCACCTACGAGGGAGGCATGAGCTTTCACGGCGGGTTGGTGGGCGCCATCGTCGGCGGCTCTCTTGCGTGCCGCAAGCTGAGGATCTCCATCCCCACCATGTGCGACCTCGCCGTCATCGGCGCGCCGGTCGGCCTGTTCTTTGGGCGCTGCGCAAACTTCATCAACGGCGAGCTGTGGGGCAAGCCCACGAACCTGCCGTGGGGCGTCATGTTCGACGACGCGGGCGGCGGCATGGTGTACCGCCACCCGTCGCAGCTGTACGAGGCCCTGCTCGAGGGCGTCGTGCTGTTTGTCATCTTGTTCGCGCTGTCGCGCAAGGCGAATCCGCCGCGCCCGCAGGGCACGTTCTTGGGAACCTTCTTTCTGGGCTATGGCACGTTCCGCTTTCTGATCGAGTTCGTGCGCCTACCGGACAAGCAGCTGGGCTACCTGCTGGGCACCAACTGGCTCA
This sequence is a window from Parafannyhessea umbonata. Protein-coding genes within it:
- a CDS encoding U32 family peptidase yields the protein MIATIMKPVRWRKIPVPELLAPAGGPEPFRAALTAGADAIFCGLGSDFNARRGAGNFTYETFAQACREAHLLGVRVYVTQNVVIKGDEMPRALALLRKAWLLGADAFIIQDWGLLAEARRLWPQIECHISTQANVHDARATRWCGELGAERVTLSRELSVAEIGRIAREGVELESFGHGALCFCYSGVCMMSSLRGGRSANRGLCAQPCRLPYDLVDGDGNVISAPGAGRPLCPKDFRTLDDLPRLTAAGLGSLKVEGRMKAPDYVYSVISAYRAQLDDLAAGREVSEADEAARSRTLARAFNRDFTNSYLDGRSDNDMMSYDRSNNRGELVGTVVATRDLGSAKVRRGGGSGGRDRFRTVTMAEVDVRLDAPVGAGDLLEVRPQDDPSQFLTTRAEADAAAGDVICCKTARPMPVGCPVRVIRSERAMDEAARAASGEKRRRLPVRVAVTARVGRPFAVTLTCAAPLPAGVASATAEGFVVEPARTRAVTREDLVEHVGRMGTSPFEPVAFDVDLDEGAGMGFSAVHKVRAQACDLLEQAILAPTSDAARKEGLADVPDANALAAELRRARGRVRKALAEEAPGIAAGAPAARPAGEVCALVPTPEVARAAVAAGATRLYATPDALAQARGREAAWPMEPVPWLDEVCREVDHDRLDPLVRAGCPCGVGNVSELVLSRERGALAEVRPCIPVHNPSCLLALEEAGARGVWLSPELTLGEACELAGASDVPVGLVVSGRTRAMTSEHCVLQVANRCIHDCANCRLRQERCALRTRDGSLMPVRTDLEGRSHIYAAHPLDATPQMGELFSAGVTRFMADCTLLGEAEAGAQVARVAAALAAVRAGRKPAPRAKGATSGHLFAGIE
- a CDS encoding glycosyltransferase; the encoded protein is MRDQSIAVVMSSYNGADYIVEQLDSILAQNISNLSVIVRDDGSNDGTVQILQQYAQRGDIRLICGENEGYVRSFFDVLAVAGDFDYYCFADQDDIWLSDKVSSAISLIQESSTRGPVLYCSELLYCDEHCKNPQRSKLNFIGLNGQKMVYEDICSGNTMVFNREMKELATIGGAKDIFAHDWWFGLVGCSLGTLVWDENPHILYRRTGNNASPSGMSSLRLAKYRVEKIFGNGKLPRIRKQIRRFYSQYCDQLDPQLREIVRVAAEGNRFQKAFAPGRYRQKRGDELLLRLTLLAGLL
- a CDS encoding glycosyltransferase family 2 protein, encoding MQNSTNSSVAIVMAVYNGEQYLGAQLQSILDQTYSNWQLFVSDDCSTDGSLAIVKEFVQKDSRIHLVLQGKHYGNAQDHFMALLREVAGKFDYYMFCDQDDVWDSDKVEVEVRAAQDADKSDGSAPVLVSTDLRVVAEDLSVLADSFAAYSNLSPTTSRFGNLLIENYVTGCTILLNDVLARMAAETPVGTYMVMHDWWFALIAKGLGELVYLPRPTISYRQHGDNTLGAARYGIRSILASWNWAEQCINMRDAIHQADEFLQQFGNRLSPANLAEIRSFAGFTVHPRILRVGKLASAHAWKTGAPRCIGEVLAILFSHYVNKDW
- the lgt gene encoding prolipoprotein diacylglyceryl transferase; this translates as MWLNELYHHLNPIIVQMGPLAIRWYGLAYVVGIALAGVVIYRVARRWGLGISPDDVTSVIIAIAFGLIIGARLFYVIFYGDGYYLQHPLKIFATYEGGMSFHGGLVGAIVGGSLACRKLRISIPTMCDLAVIGAPVGLFFGRCANFINGELWGKPTNLPWGVMFDDAGGGMVYRHPSQLYEALLEGVVLFVILFALSRKANPPRPQGTFLGTFFLGYGTFRFLIEFVRLPDKQLGYLLGTNWLTMGQCLSIPLVVAGVAILVISHRAQRPQAGRLTEAGATA
- a CDS encoding NifU family protein, whose amino-acid sequence is MAENTDQTKDQAATAEGEAKQGVNRELLEATIDVIRQSLQADGGDVVLVNCTDDGVVTLEMQGACAGCPLSSYDMSEGIERILKEHVPGVTKVEPAMAW
- a CDS encoding glycosyltransferase family 92 protein, with the translated sequence MSNVSRIAQALIAGAYRMPCVINQHAKSNSGPGRKGLDTLMVLPGLFHSLYLNCCHATWNGSVNLAIVAILKNEGPYILEWIEYHRSIGFQKFFLYNNESTDNVEELVAPYVHAGIVELIPWAGQARQMDAYNDALNKHMRDCKYIATIDLDEFISFGNQDTLAWLNQHIVNGVSGVGINWLIFGSSGRKTKPDGLVLESYTQRSEASFKKNLHTKTIVNPRRVLGYCNPHFAVPLLGYHAINVSDEPMSGPFSPSTQSDVPPLVYHYFCKSLEEFSLKRNRGMADKPNIREQSDFTEHDRNEIKDESMLPKAAEVKKRLAYLQEHRYPYGTRQAAQ